TCCCAGCGAGTCTCTTGAGATCCGATAGTCAACCGTCATCTGTTCATCACTCCTTGATTCAGAATCTGATTCACCGCTTCTGTAAGATCCTTGGCAACCAGATCCGCATCGGCATGTCCCTTCCCGATAAATACCGTACGTGTGCCTGCCCTTCTGCCAGCCTGTATGTCAAAGTCCCTATCGCCAACCATAAAGCTTTGATCCAAGTCGATGTTGTATTTGGAAGCCAGTTCCAAAATCATTCCCGGTTCCGGTTTTCGGCATCCGCACCCCGCATGGGGCCTGTGTGAGCAATAGCGGATGTCATCGATTACCGCACCGTCCCTGGACAATTCGCGAATCATCTTGTCATGGACGCTCCGCAAATCTTCTTCCGTCATGTACCCAAGTCCGACACCGCCCTGATTGGTCACGACAAACACCCGGTACCCCGCATCCTGAAGCCGCTTGACAGCAGCCCCAACACCAGGAAAGAGAATCAGGTCATCCGGCTTGTTGATCGGCCTGACATTGTCATTGATAACGCCGTCCCGATCCAGAAATACCGCCTTCTGCCCCACGCCAATCCCCCTTTTTCATTACCCTCGTCATTCCTCTTTTTCCACCAAGTGCTAGTTTGTACCGAACAGGTTAGGTTCAGTCACAAGGAGGAAAATTGAAAAAAGAGAGGATACATAGAGAGCACTGCAAAATACAGCCCTCTCCACATTGCCTCTCTTTTGCATCATGTGGTTGTCAGTTTACTTTATGCTTTCTTTCACTACCCGGACTTCCACAGCCACCTTCGAAGCTTGCCTGAGGGTCTGAATACTGGATCCCTTTCGTTCAATTGCATCCTGGAGCTGCTTGGGATCTCCGTCAACCAGAACCTGGTAGGGGCGAGAAAGGGGTACCCCCTTTACTGCCAAAAAGTTGTCTTTCCACTCAACGACATCCTCCGCAGACACTGACACTCCATTGACGGACACCCAATTTGCCCCGTTCTTATATAGTTCCAGGACAACCTGCCGGAAGTCTTCCGGCGCAATCCTGTTCCCCACCTGCTTCGCTTCCTCCAGTTCATTTGCTGAAGAAGGTTCGGTCAAAGTGATCCGCAAACCTCTTGTCAGAGTTTGGTCAGCCGTTGACTTGCCGAGATTGGCCGATTCACCTTTAGAAATTGTGTCAGCCATCGGCTTTTGCTTTTCAGTTGAGTTTGCAGCAGATTTCTCCCCAGGAGCGGAACTGAGAGCCGATCCCCCAGCCGATTGATTTGCCGCATGATTCATGCTTGTCAATTGGGGATTGGCTGCCAGGAAGAACCCGCCGATCAGAATCAGCGCCCCGATGAAAGAGGCGACCGCTGCAGACAAACGAATCCGTCTCCAATCCCGTTTCAATTTCACATCCGGCACCGGTTCTTCCATGATCCGAGCAAAAATCTCCTGTTCCAAACCCGGTCTTGGCTCCATCGGTTTCAAGGAATTCAGCAGTTCTGCGACATTGTCCAGCTCTTTCTTGCGTTTCACAGCGGTCTCACCTCCTCTGAAGCGACAGCCCCGTCCACTGCAAACAGGGGATCGGCCTCCAATATTTTCCTGAGCTTGCGCAATGCTCGAAACAGCTGCACTTTGACAGAGGTTTCGCTGCAGTCAAGGATTTGTGCGGTCTCTCTTGTTGAATAACCGTGAATATTGCGCAGGATCACAACCGACCGTTGAGCCTCGTTCAATTGCAGCAGCGCTTTCTGTAATAGACTCAACCGTTCCCGATCGGTTACAGCTTGTTCCGGATGATCTGTTGGCGACTCCAGTCCCAGAAGATCTTCCTCTCCGGCAGGGGCCGGTTTTTTACGGGCGTAATAGGTCCGGACCGTATTCCTGGCGATAGCATACAACCAGGTTCGAACCTCCGAGTCGCCGCNNNNNNNNNNNNNNNNNNNNNNNNNNNNNNNNNNNNNNNNNNNNNNNNNNNNNNNNNNNNNNNNNNNNNNNNAAATGAACCCAAGGCGCGGTATGCTTTCAGGAACACATCCTGTGTGAGATCTTCCGCATCGGATTGAGATCCCACCGAGTATGCGATATAACTGTATATATCACGAAAATGAGCAGAATAGATGTGTTGGAATTGCTCCTGTTGCATACCGGCCCTCCTTTCGGCAAGTTTATACGCCCGTTTCGCTTCTGAACGCTTCCTGAATTCTTCGGGTAACGGGTCCTACTTGACCATTGCCGATTTTCTGTCCATCCACCTCGACGTAAGGAGCCACCTCGCTCAAAGTTCCTGTCAGGAACAGTTCATCAGCCGCCAGCAGGTCCGCTTTTGTAAATTGCACTTCCTCAACCGGGATCCCCTCTTTGCGGGCCAGTTCAATCACCACATGGCGGGTAATGCCGGGCAGGATCCAGGGACCGTTGGGATGGGTCAGCAGGGTGCCGTTTTTTACAATGAACAGATTGGAGGCAGATGCTTCCGTAACAATCTCTCCCCGATGAAAGATCGCATCGTCACAGCCGCGTTCCAGCGCTTCTTCCTTCGCCATGCAGTTGAGCAGCAGGCCGGTTGTCTTGACATGACACATCTGCCAGCGCAAATCTTCCACCAACACGGCACGTCCCCCTTGTTCCCAGATCCGCAGGTCCGGTTGGAAAGGCTTCACGTATGCCACAATGGTCGGCTCCTTCAACTTGGGAAGACCGTGAGCACGGGGGGCCGCACCGCGTGACACTTGCACATACAGAGACCCTCTTTGCACACCCGGGTTCCGTTTCAGCAGTTCATCAAACACAGGCTTCAGGTCATTTGCCCGGTAAGGAATACGGAGTGTATCCAGACCTTTCTGCAGCCGTTCCTGATGGAGATCCAACTTGAACAGAGCCCCGTTATAAATATGTAAGACTTCATAAACCGCGTCGGCAAAAACAAACGCCCGATCCTGAAACGATACTGTCGCTTCCGTATCCTCCAGCCATTGACCATTCACATACACAATCATTGCCCATCCGTCCTCTCCTTGTGGTTTTGAACCCTGAATTCGGGTTGATATGTTCTTATCGTACTATTCTACCTCATTTACAAACAATCTGTAACAAATGAATACTTGGTCAGTTCTAACCAAAGATTGAACTTACCCAAGCAACCCAATGCGCCGCCGGCAGCAACAGGATTTGAGCCAAAAGAGTTCCCAACAGTCTCGTAACCATGAGGAGTCCTACAATCTTGTCAATCGTCCAAAGCTCTTGTTTCCCCTGCATCACCTGTTCCGTCAATAAAGCAATCTTTGGATCCACAAAAATCAGCAGCACGATTACCGCAAGCCCGTTGATCCACCCGGAGGCGGACTGGGCGGTGGCACTGAATTCAGGAGCCAGCACCGAAGCATACAATGCCGCCAGAACACCCACTGTATAGACAGCAGTGCCCACAATGTTCAACAGAAGCAAGCGCTTGGGGATGCCGCCAATCCGCATTCGGGACACCATTTCCCACTTGGGCCACCGAAGATGCTTTTTGGCAAGAGTTAGATGATGAATTGTCATTGTATTTCTAACGAGTTGAGGAATTGATCCCGCATGTTCCAGTTGAATGATCGCACGGGAGAACAGCCCCACAAACGTAGGCAGCAAGATCATGCCGACAACCGTTCCCAGAGAAGCCGAGCCCAAAATGATATGAAATTGATCTTTCAGCATCTCAATCTGTTGGTTACCCCTTGCGGCATCCACCAAACTGCCTGTTAAAGTGGCTTGAAATGTGTTCGCCGTCCGGGAAACGATTACCGCCATATTAAATAGAGAAATTGCTACGGCCAGTTTGGCTACCCGTACACCCGCCAAACGGACAGCATGGGACAACGTTTCGATCATATGGATAGTCATGGTGAACAGACAGATCAAGAGAAGTTTTTCGGTCAATCTATCACCTCGTTACAGTCGACACATTAGGGAAACATCAGGACAGCGGCGTTGTGACCTTATTCTATCACAAGGTTTTCTATCATCCCTGTATTTATACTGTACTTCCGGAAACACTCATAACCACTTATTTGGAAAGGGTATGTGATGTATCAAAACAAGAGGCTGTGCCCGAAAGCATATGTTCTGCTTATGGGACAGCCCCCCGTTGCTTTATCAATTATGGTTCTTGCCAAACCGCTAAATCTTGATTCTTGCCACCGCCGTCTCCAACTCTTTCGATATCTTCATCAGATGATCGGCTGCCCTTGCCACTTCTTCCATGCCTGCCGTCTGTTGTTCGGTGGCTGCGGCAACCCCCTGGCTTTGCTGGGAGTTGGTTTCGGCAATGTGCGCAATCTGTTCCATGGCGTTCACCATTTCCTGGCTGCCCGCCGCAATCTCTTCAATGGCCGCCGTCACCGCTTGAATGTTGTCAGAGACTTCGAATACGGACGTTTGAATCGCTTTAAAGGACTCCTCCGCCAGTTTTGACATCTCCTGGCCGGATTCCGCCGCATGCTTGCTGTTTTGTACTGCTTGTACCGCCTGCAAGGTTTTCTCGTTGACCAGTTGAATCATATCGCGGATTTCCTGGGCGGAACGTGTCGTTTCTTCCGCGAGTTTGCGCACCTCGTCCGCCACTACGGAGAAGCCCCGCCCATGCTCTCCAGCCCGGGCCGCTTCGATTGCCGCATTTAACGCCAACAGGTTGGTTTGGTTGGCGATGTTGGTAATCAGGTCTGTAATGGCGGTTATTTGCGTAGCATGTTCCTGCAGCACCCCGATCACTTCCGCAACGCTGTCCACGGTTTCCGTTATCTCGCCCATTTGCGCAATCGATTTTTGGATAATGGAACCGCCCTCATTGGCCAGATCAATGACTTTACCGGAAAGATCCGCCACTTTTTGCGTGGAGGCAGCCATTTCCTGCAAACCGGCGGAAGTTTCTTCCACGATGGCGCTTGCCTGCTCCACGCCTTGGGTCTGCTGTTCGGCGCCTGCCGCAACTTGCTGGATGCTTATTGCGACTTCCTCGGACGCCCTTGCAGACTCCCGAACCGTTTCCGAAACCTGTTTAACGGTGCCTGCCACCGATACCGCACTGGTTTTCACCTGTCCGATCAGGTCTTGCAGTTGTTCCGTCATGCGATTCATCGACTTGGCCAGTTTGCCAAACTCATCGCCGCCTCTCACCGCAATTCGGGCTGTAAAGTCCCCTGTTTCAATCCGTTCAAAACCTGCCAACAATTCTTTGATTCGGCGGCCAATCGGAATCAAGAATACAAAAAGGAAAGCAGTGACAACAGCCAGGATGATCACGGAGTCAACCATTGTTTTCCGGATGGATTTCCGGACCTCTGCCTGAATTCGTTCATCGGGGGCTCCCACATACCAGATGCCGATAATTTTCCCGCTGGCGTCTTTAATTGGCATGTACGCGCTTTGGTATGTTTTTCCTACCACGTTCGCTTCTCCGTAATAAGGCTGGCCTTTATCAATAACCGTTTGTTTCACCGCATCGGACACTTTGGTGCCGACTGCCCGGCTGCCATCCGCCTTCTTCACATTGGTTGCAACCCGGGTGTCGCCATGGAAGATCGTCA
The DNA window shown above is from Effusibacillus lacus and carries:
- a CDS encoding D-glycero-alpha-D-manno-heptose-1,7-bisphosphate 7-phosphatase, which encodes MGQKAVFLDRDGVINDNVRPINKPDDLILFPGVGAAVKRLQDAGYRVFVVTNQGGVGLGYMTEEDLRSVHDKMIRELSRDGAVIDDIRYCSHRPHAGCGCRKPEPGMILELASKYNIDLDQSFMVGDRDFDIQAGRRAGTRTVFIGKGHADADLVAKDLTEAVNQILNQGVMNR
- a CDS encoding DUF881 domain-containing protein translates to MKRKKELDNVAELLNSLKPMEPRPGLEQEIFARIMEEPVPDVKLKRDWRRIRLSAAVASFIGALILIGGFFLAANPQLTSMNHAANQSAGGSALSSAPGEKSAANSTEKQKPMADTISKGESANLGKSTADQTLTRGLRITLTEPSSANELEEAKQVGNRIAPEDFRQVVLELYKNGANWVSVNGVSVSAEDVVEWKDNFLAVKGVPLSRPYQVLVDGDPKQLQDAIERKGSSIQTLRQASKVAVEVRVVKESIK
- a CDS encoding RNA polymerase sigma factor; protein product: GDSEVRTWLYAIARNTVRTYYARKKPAPAGEEDLLGLESPTDHPEQAVTDRERLSLLQKALLQLNEAQRSVVILRNIHGYSTRETAQILDCSETSVKVQLFRALRKLRKILEADPLFAVDGAVASEEVRPL
- a CDS encoding RNA polymerase sigma factor, whose protein sequence is MQQEQFQHIYSAHFRDIYSYIAYSVGSQSDAEDLTQDVFLKAYRALGSF
- the dat gene encoding D-amino-acid transaminase, producing MIVYVNGQWLEDTEATVSFQDRAFVFADAVYEVLHIYNGALFKLDLHQERLQKGLDTLRIPYRANDLKPVFDELLKRNPGVQRGSLYVQVSRGAAPRAHGLPKLKEPTIVAYVKPFQPDLRIWEQGGRAVLVEDLRWQMCHVKTTGLLLNCMAKEEALERGCDDAIFHRGEIVTEASASNLFIVKNGTLLTHPNGPWILPGITRHVVIELARKEGIPVEEVQFTKADLLAADELFLTGTLSEVAPYVEVDGQKIGNGQVGPVTRRIQEAFRSETGV
- a CDS encoding lipid II flippase Amj family protein; protein product: MTEKLLLICLFTMTIHMIETLSHAVRLAGVRVAKLAVAISLFNMAVIVSRTANTFQATLTGSLVDAARGNQQIEMLKDQFHIILGSASLGTVVGMILLPTFVGLFSRAIIQLEHAGSIPQLVRNTMTIHHLTLAKKHLRWPKWEMVSRMRIGGIPKRLLLLNIVGTAVYTVGVLAALYASVLAPEFSATAQSASGWINGLAVIVLLIFVDPKIALLTEQVMQGKQELWTIDKIVGLLMVTRLLGTLLAQILLLPAAHWVAWVSSIFG
- a CDS encoding methyl-accepting chemotaxis protein; this translates as MKGLKGMYFFYSLPVRAKLIGLLLLVLIPAFAYTGYREIDLITKIIKQEAIEKAKSDLNTSFAILDAMYPGDWDTKGGKLYKGEQVMNENFAIVDKIGELTNGDTVTIFHGDTRVATNVKKADGSRAVGTKVSDAVKQTVIDKGQPYYGEANVVGKTYQSAYMPIKDASGKIIGIWYVGAPDERIQAEVRKSIRKTMVDSVIILAVVTAFLFVFLIPIGRRIKELLAGFERIETGDFTARIAVRGGDEFGKLAKSMNRMTEQLQDLIGQVKTSAVSVAGTVKQVSETVRESARASEEVAISIQQVAAGAEQQTQGVEQASAIVEETSAGLQEMAASTQKVADLSGKVIDLANEGGSIIQKSIAQMGEITETVDSVAEVIGVLQEHATQITAITDLITNIANQTNLLALNAAIEAARAGEHGRGFSVVADEVRKLAEETTRSAQEIRDMIQLVNEKTLQAVQAVQNSKHAAESGQEMSKLAEESFKAIQTSVFEVSDNIQAVTAAIEEIAAGSQEMVNAMEQIAHIAETNSQQSQGVAAATEQQTAGMEEVARAADHLMKISKELETAVARIKI